The Vibrio tubiashii genome includes a window with the following:
- a CDS encoding HD domain-containing phosphohydrolase: MKKPVLLVDDEVNILNSFRRTLRSHVDIDLANSGEQALELISKKQYAVIVSDMQMPVMNGLQLLQAVKEKSPDTVRMMFTGNADQQTAVDAVNLGDVFRFINKPCTPEQLLGFINAAIRQYELIVAEKVLLNKTLKGVINVLSDVVSLVNPEINDRSNKVQFHMQQLGKALNIKPHWSFEPMVQLSQLGFIIFPQSTLENISSGQVVTEEDRQLFEQHPCLSSDLLKQIPRMGGIAKTILYQEKGFNGEGNPIDDVQGTDLPYGSRMLKVVCDYIKLESAGYTIPDAVEQLDNQDHLYDPSILSAFKSTLDFEPPKIFVDVSFLNPNMIIEQEIRTNRDQLIARKGQRVTQTLMNIVHHCLENKAVAGEVWVTMIEPEEHEQAKSEEKAQSF, from the coding sequence ATGAAAAAGCCTGTACTCTTAGTTGATGATGAGGTGAACATCCTTAATTCATTTCGTCGAACTTTGAGAAGTCATGTCGATATCGATCTTGCAAACAGTGGCGAGCAAGCACTCGAACTCATCTCCAAGAAGCAGTACGCTGTGATTGTGTCTGATATGCAAATGCCTGTCATGAACGGACTTCAATTGCTGCAAGCCGTAAAAGAAAAATCACCTGACACTGTACGTATGATGTTTACAGGGAATGCTGACCAACAAACAGCGGTCGATGCCGTCAACTTAGGCGACGTATTTCGTTTTATCAATAAACCCTGTACGCCAGAGCAACTACTAGGATTTATTAACGCTGCCATTCGGCAATACGAGCTTATCGTTGCAGAGAAAGTGCTGCTTAACAAGACGTTAAAAGGCGTCATTAATGTCCTGAGCGATGTTGTTTCTCTTGTCAACCCTGAAATCAATGACCGCAGTAATAAAGTTCAATTCCATATGCAGCAGTTAGGTAAAGCGCTTAACATAAAACCTCATTGGAGTTTTGAGCCTATGGTTCAGTTGTCTCAACTCGGCTTTATTATTTTTCCCCAAAGCACCTTAGAAAATATTAGTAGTGGACAAGTCGTCACTGAAGAAGATCGTCAACTCTTCGAGCAACACCCGTGCCTTTCCTCTGATTTGCTTAAACAAATCCCAAGGATGGGTGGTATCGCTAAGACTATTCTCTACCAAGAGAAAGGCTTTAATGGAGAAGGTAATCCTATTGATGACGTTCAGGGAACCGACTTACCCTACGGTTCAAGAATGCTTAAGGTTGTCTGTGACTATATAAAACTAGAAAGTGCCGGCTACACCATCCCTGATGCCGTTGAGCAGCTCGACAACCAAGATCACCTCTATGACCCAAGCATACTGAGCGCTTTTAAATCGACGCTCGACTTTGAACCACCAAAAATTTTCGTCGATGTTAGTTTCTTAAACCCCAATATGATTATTGAGCAGGAGATTCGAACCAACCGTGACCAGCTTATTGCACGAAAAGGTCAGAGAGTAACTCAAACCTTGATGAACATTGTGCACCACTGCCTAGAGAACAAAGCTGTCGCTGGGGAAGTTTGGGTAACCATGATAGAGCCAGAAGAACACGAACAAGCGAAGAGTGAAGAAAAAGCGCAGAGTTTTTAA